ATGGCAAAGGGCTATTTAAATTATACCTAAATCCCGAAGTATTTACCTCTAATCCCCTACCATTATAAATAATTTTTTTAAAGATACTCTCTATTATATCAAAATTATCTTTAAATACTCTATCAAAGGGGTAGTCTACATGCCTTTTTAATAAGTCAAAATGGGCTAATACACTAAAAACAGCTCCCTTTTCGATACAGTAAAAAAGTTCGGAGAAGTATTTCTGGTAAGCTTCTTTAGGACTATTATCCTTTAGTAAATCCCCTAAATAAACATCTTTATTTTCTACAGTATGAAGGGAACATAAAATAAAATCAAAATCTCCATCTAAGATAAATTTATTGCACTTGTCTAAGATATGGGGCTGAAATCCCATTTCAACACCTTTTTTAATAGAAATTTTATCTTTATATATCTTTTGCAATCTTGTAATTTCTTTACTGTAATCGACATTATCAAATTCAATAATAACATTGGGAATAGCTGCTTCATAATCAATATGATCAGTAAAACAAATTTCTTTTATTCCTAATGTTATACCTTTTTTAATAATGGTTTCCATTTCAACATGACAGTCATCGGAAAAACTGCTGTGTACATGATAATCCCACATTCTTCGTCACTCTCCATCTTCATCATCTAATATCTCTAATAAATATTCCCAACCTTTTTCATGAACTTCAATATTCAAATTATTTTTCATTATATATTCTGATAGCTCAATTTTTAATAATGCCCTTTCAAAGCCTTCCCGGCATTTTTCCAAATCCACCGGTTCTCCTGTAGCTAAATACCAAGCTCTGCTATTTTCAAAAATACCATCATTGGCCATTATGAAAATCTTTTCATTATCTACAAAGGAACCTGGAGCTACATGGGGTGCTAAAGAAGCAAAACCAGAGATTGTATTTAGTAAATCTTGACCAAAAAAACTATCTTTCCTTAAGGAAATCCCTAATAGGTTTGCCATAGTAGGGAAAAAATCTACTTGTCCACCAACTGTTATAACTTCCCCTTGAATATCCTCACCAGGCAAATGGATAATTAGTGGAACATTGTACATTTCCCTTTCATCATAGGGTTTTTGCAAAAATTCTGTAAGGACTTCATAGGTTTTTTCATCCCTCATATCTAACCCCTTGTGGTCACCGTAGATTACTATAATGGAATTTTCATATAATCCTTCCTCTTTTAACAGTTCTAAAAACATACCAATTTGAGTGTCTAGGTATCTGATTGTTTGTAAGTAATAATCTAAAACTGTGTCTTGATATTCTTCAGGAATTGCCAATTCTTTGTATTCTTCCGGCAAATAAAAGGGATGATGGGAAGTCACTGTAATATAAAAAGAATAGAAGGGTTGAGGTAATTCTTTAAGGTAATTTATTGACTGTCTAAACAGCTCTCCATCACTAAGACCTAAGCCTATGGTTTCCCCTTCATCAAAATCTTCTAAACCGATAAACCTTTCAATACCCTGTGCAGGATAAATATTTTCCCTGTTCCAAAAATAGCGGTAATTTCCGTGAAAGGCAATGGTGCTATATCCCCTACTCTGCAAAGAGGAAGGAAGGGTAATAAAGTCATTATTTTCGTAGGCTTTATAACTATATACCCTAGAAGAGGGGTAAAATCCGGTGTTTGAGATAAATTCACAATCAGAAGTATTACCCCAGGCCACTTGTTCAAAATAATTACTGAAGTAAAAAGAATTATTTTTTATCAATTCATTCAATACTGGAGTAATATACTCTCCATTAATTTTTTTATTAATAACAAAATTTTGTATTGATTCAGCTTGGATAACAATAACATTTTTACCTTGGGCTAAACCAAAGTAGTTATTCTTTTCTATCTTAGTATTTTCTATCAGTTCAAATAATGCTTCCACATGACGCCTGTTAATAGTAGTACGATCAATAAAACTTAAAAGGTCATAAATATGGTAGTTTATTACACCTAAATTGTAAGGTGTAAAATAATTATCTGTTACCTTTGAAATGTAAAAATTAAAGGAACC
Above is a window of Anaerobranca gottschalkii DSM 13577 DNA encoding:
- a CDS encoding histidinol-phosphatase HisJ family protein yields the protein MWDYHVHSSFSDDCHVEMETIIKKGITLGIKEICFTDHIDYEAAIPNVIIEFDNVDYSKEITRLQKIYKDKISIKKGVEMGFQPHILDKCNKFILDGDFDFILCSLHTVENKDVYLGDLLKDNSPKEAYQKYFSELFYCIEKGAVFSVLAHFDLLKRHVDYPFDRVFKDNFDIIESIFKKIIYNGRGLEVNTSGFRYNLNSPLPSKDLLTFYKELGGEIITLGSDSHGDNTLGYRFAYTYELLKDIGFKYLTTFDKMQPHFIKIP
- a CDS encoding LTA synthase family protein; translated protein: MLVLIISSLAILLKILVLHLNMNIEKFFILTGNNFIIVLGIFSLVYLFSRKNFLRKLLVVNFLISVIFFIDMMYYNHFYTLVPAHSIYQIGQLGPVSESIFQLLNPLYFLFFLDLLIIIILRKKGVLNQNIEKFLSKRKVLVFLLILMLLVGSFNFYISKVTDNYFTPYNLGVINYHIYDLLSFIDRTTINRRHVEALFELIENTKIEKNNYFGLAQGKNVIVIQAESIQNFVINKKINGEYITPVLNELIKNNSFYFSNYFEQVAWGNTSDCEFISNTGFYPSSRVYSYKAYENNDFITLPSSLQSRGYSTIAFHGNYRYFWNRENIYPAQGIERFIGLEDFDEGETIGLGLSDGELFRQSINYLKELPQPFYSFYITVTSHHPFYLPEEYKELAIPEEYQDTVLDYYLQTIRYLDTQIGMFLELLKEEGLYENSIIVIYGDHKGLDMRDEKTYEVLTEFLQKPYDEREMYNVPLIIHLPGEDIQGEVITVGGQVDFFPTMANLLGISLRKDSFFGQDLLNTISGFASLAPHVAPGSFVDNEKIFIMANDGIFENSRAWYLATGEPVDLEKCREGFERALLKIELSEYIMKNNLNIEVHEKGWEYLLEILDDEDGE